Genomic DNA from Aphelocoma coerulescens isolate FSJ_1873_10779 chromosome 31, UR_Acoe_1.0, whole genome shotgun sequence:
CACGCCCGTCCTGCACGTGGGCTGGGCCACCTTCCTCGTGCAGTCCCTCGGCCGCTTCGATGGCCAGGTGAGgccttttggggggggtcccctgggggtttgggggggccctgggggcagGGGTGCTCCCCCCACGTCCTGCATGGTGGCTGGGCCACCTTCCTCGTCCAGTTCCGTGGTCACTTTGATGTCCACGGGAGGGCTTTGAGGGGTCTTGAGTGGGTTCTGGAGTCCCCAGTGTCCACTTTGGGGCATcccccagggatttggggtgtcgtGGGTgggctctggggtccccaatgTCCTCCTTGGAGTATCCTGAGTGGGCTCTGGGTTCCCCTTTCTCTTCTTTGGGGCATccctggggatttggggggtcctgagtggGCTCTGAGGTCCCTAATGTCCTCCCTGGAGGGTCCTGAGTGGGCTCTGGGTTCCCCTATCTCTTCTTTTGGGCATccctggggatttggggggtcctgagtggGCTCTGGAGTCTCCAGTGTCCTCCCTGGAGGGTCCTGAGTGGGCTCTGGGTTCCCCCATCTCatatttggggggtcctgagtgggctctggggtccccagtgtCCTCCTTGGAGTATCCTGAGTGGGCTCTGGGTTCCCCTTTCTCTTCTTTGGGGCATccctggggatttggggggtcctgagtggGCTCTGAGGTCCCCAATGTCCTCCCTGGAGGGTCCTGAGTGGGCTCTGGGTTCCCCTTTCTCTTCTTTGGGGCAttcctggggatttggggggtcctgagtggGCTCTGGGGTCTCCAGTGTCCTCCCTGGAGGGTCCTGAGTGGGCTCTGGGTTCCCCCATCTCATCTTTGGGGCATccctggggatttggggggtcctgagtggGCTCTGGGGTCTCCAGTGTCCTCCCTGGAGGGTCCTGAGTGGGCTCTGGGTTCCCCCATCTCATCTTTGGGGCATCCCTGGGGATTTGGAGGGTCCTGAGTgggctctggggtccccaatgTCCTCCTTGGAGGGTCCTGAGTGGGCtctggggggtccccaatgtCCTCCTTGGAGGGTCCTGAGTGGGCTCTGGGCTCCCCCACGTCCTCCTTGGGGTCCCCAAAAACCTCTGGGGGGGCTCCAAgttcctccctgcctcccatCGTGACCCTCCGagcccctctgtgtccccccggCGCCCCCCCCGTGCGTTCCCAGGTgacccccccgtcccccccagGTGCGCCAGCAGGTGACCCTGCTCTCAGAGGACCCTGCCCCCCCCGAGGCGGATCTGGGGGGCTCCGAGGACCCCCGTGAcggccgccgccgcggcccccGCCGCGAATCCAAACCCGAGGAGCcgcccacccccaaaaaatccggggagcgccgcccccctccccgtgccccccgccCGGAGGAgaccccgccgccccctcccacagcacccccggccccggggacccccgggccggccccgcccgcgccccccccggggCCGGTGCTGCGGTTCCGCTCGCAGAAGATGCGGGGGATGAAGGAGCTGCTGCGGGCGGCCAAGGTCAACTCGAGCGCCATCAAACTGCAGCTCACGGCTCAGTCCCAGGTGcagccgcgccgcccccgcgcccccccccggcGCCTACCCCCTGCCTTTCCTCAAGAGACCCCGCAAAGGTTCCTAGGGATcccccaaaaagcccaaaatcccagcccagaCCTGCCCCGGCTGCAGCCACGCCGTTCCCGTTGCCAACAGACGGCGGGAAGAGTCCTCTGGGGTTGCTCCAAAGCTTTTTAGGGAGCCCAAAAATAGCTGGGAGACCCCTGCCTTTCctcaggagaccccaaaaagggtCGCAgggatccccaaaaacccccaaatccctctccagaTGCCAGCCCACCTGGGACTGCTGGCGCACGTGCAGAGAACCCAAAAAGGGGTCgtagggaaccccaaaatctgcgGGCACGGGGGGTCCTGAGTGCGCCCTGGAGTTTCCCGTGTCCTCTTGGGGGTCTCCAGGGTCCCCCTGTGCCAGCATCGAAGCCACCCCCCCCCGTCTGCCCCCAACACCCACCCCCAGCATCACCCCCCGTCCTTCCTGGAGGCGTCCCAAAAAGGACTGGGACCCCCCCGAAATGCCAGGgagacacccccaaacccatctCCCATCTTCTGCCCCTCCTCAAGAGCCCCCAGAATCCCTGAGAGGGGTCCAGAGCCCTGGAATTGGGACTGGGAGCCCCTCTTAGCGATTTTGGGGGCTCTTGgggtggaggatttggggggtaggggggtgggcagcacagcccctgtcCCTCCCGAGACCCCGAGCCCCCCCAGAGGTTCTGAGCCCCCCAGaatgggagggatttggggtggaacaAGGTCGGGGGTACAATGGGCTGGGGATGGAAGATTTTGGGGGTggcgggaattttggggtgcaggtggCCTCAGGGGCTTTagaggggggttttggggagcggtgggggagggggctcgggcagaggattttgggggggctcgGACGCAGCCTAGTGTTGGGGTGCCCACCACGAGGCCTTTGGGACCCCACACGCGGACTCTGGGGGGTCCCGCATTTGAGGGatccggggaggggggggtccaAGACACGGGGTGAAGGGGAGGagataaaataattaataataaagtgTCGCTGGTTTTACCGAGCGCCCCGTTCTGTTTgtgatttgggggtggggggggaacgGACCCTGTGAGGGGGCGGCTCCCATGATCCTCCGCGCcgaggcggggggcgggggggggggagcgttCCGGCCGAACTCCCGCGATACTTCGCGAGAGGTTTTGGCGGGCCGCGCTCCCGCCCGCCCTCCGCTCCCGCTTCCACCAATCAGCGCGCGTCTTCCCTGAGCGACGGCTGAAGCAGCCAATCAGCTGCGCCCGGCCAAAGTCTAGTGCAGTCGTCACTCTCGCCCGGCACGGGGTCTCCCGCCGTCCCCGTCCGGGGGCGCGGGGCGTGGCGTGATGCAGCCAATGGCGGCGGAGCCCCGGCGGCGGGTCCCGCCCTCCGCCGCGCCACCCAATCGCCGCTCGCCGCTcgtgccccccctcccccgcgcTCTGCCTGAGCGACGCCCCCGCCGGCCAATCCCCGCCGCCAGCGCCTCAGCGACGGCCTCCGCCCCCGCTCCTGCGCGCTGGCCAATCCCCGCGGCCGCCGACAGGACGGGCAGCTCCTTCAGCCAATCGTAACGCGCACGACCGTTGAGCGACAGGCGGCGCGGCCAATCAGCGCGGCgcgcgcggcgcggcggcgTGGAAGGTTCGCGAAGGCCGCGCGGGGGCCGTTCTATGGCGACCGGGGCGAGcgcggcccagcccggccccgctcccggccccgccgccccccgcgcccccatGGCCGCCGCCGCCTTCCCTTTCGCGGCGCTGCCGCCTCCGCCGcctcctccgccgccgcctccgccacCTCCGCAGCCGCAGCCACCggcgcagccgccgccgcctccaccTCCGCCTGCGCAGGCCccgggcggccccgcggccccgcagcccccgggcggccccgcggcccctcagccgccgcccgccgctcccTACGGGCAGTTCCGCTTCCcgtcgccgccgcccggccatgacccgcccgcggcccccgcgggggccccgccggccgcccccgccgcccccccccaGCCCGCGGGGGCCCCGCAGCAGCCGCGGCCCGAGGAGGGCGCGGGCGCCGGGCCGGGAGATGCGGGGGGACGGGCGGGCGCCGCGCACAAGCCCCGGAGGGCAGGTACggcccggggctgggggggggttcGGGGCGCGGGGGACGAGGATCGGGGGGTGGGGGCTTTATCCGGGACCCCCGGGAAGAAGCGCAGCCCGGGGGGAGTCGTGGAGAGGCCCTGGGGGGCGTCCCGGGATTTGGAACCCCCTCAGTCTGGCGATTTCCGCACTTTAAGCGCTCTAGTGTGGAGGGTCCCTGCGCTGTAACCCCCCGACTTGCAGGTGCCCGGGTTGTAACCCCCCGATTTTGGGGCTCTCTGGGCTCTGATCCCCCCGGCGCGGGGGGGTCCCGCCGTctccacccccccacccccccccgccGGCCGGGACACGTGTCAGGACACGCGAGGCCAAGATGGAGCCCggggaggcggggggagcccttggaacgggacccccaaaccctcccccgGAGAACGGAGCGTCCCCtcggacccccccccaaaacctcggACCCTCCCTCCCAGATCCCCTGTCAGGGACAGCGACCCCCCCTTCATGTCCCCCCGGTGGGGACGGGGCTTTCTTGGGGACCCCccggctccccccccccccgaacaccctccccatgtccccccctcAGGAGGGGTCTGTGCTGCCAGGTTTGCCCAAATCCCgtgtttttttcccacagactTCCCGCGGAAGCGGAAGCGCAGCCGCTGGAACCAAGACTCGCTGGAGCAGAAGACGGTGATCCCCGGGATGCCCACGGTGATCCCGCCCGGGCTGACGCGCGAGCAGGAGCGTGCCTACATCGGTAacggtttggggggaaaagcagcGGGTTTGGGGGTCACCGGCCCCGGCTTTGGGGTCAGAACACGGGGTTTAGGGTCACATTTCCTCCCCTCCCGGGGCTGAGGTGCGAGTAGGAGCACGCCCGCATCGGTAACGGtatgggaggaaaatgggattttggggtcagaaCCCCCCTCGGGATTCTGGGGCTAAAGCTCCAGGATTTGGGATTAGAACCCCCACACTCACATCAGTAACACCCGCAAATTTGGGACTAaatctggggggtttggggtcagaaaCCCCCCCGGGTTTGGGATCAGAACCACCCCCCTGCCGGGGCCTGGGGTCAGAATCccaccaggatttggggttaGAACCCCCCTGGGATTCAGGGCCAGAACCCCGCCAGGGACTTTGGGGGAGTGGATTGAATCCAAAACTTGCAATTTTGGGCAATAATGTGCAGGTTCAGGTGAAAATGTATCATTTTAATGCAACAATCTCTTGGTTAACAACGTTCTGGTTTTTGGCAGTAATGTATTTTTAGGTGCTATTGTGTTGTTTTAAAGTAACAGTGTGCTGATAACCTTTATTTTTGGTAATAATCAGGTGTTTTAGGCAATAATGACAGTGTTTAATTACGTCTCTTGTTCTAGGTAATAACAGTTGCTTTTTTTAGTAATAGTCATGTGTTTTGGGTAATAACGTGGTTATTTTAGGCAATGTCTATTTTTTTAGGAATAATCTCTTGTTTTAGGTAAAAGTGTGGTTCTTTTAGATAAAACTGTGGTTGTTTTAGGTAATAACTTTTACCTTTTGTAGAAATAATCTCGCATTTTAGGTGACAGTGTGGTATTTTAGGaaataatgtctttttttgTGACTGATAATCTTCTGTTTTAGGTAATAATGTCTGGCTTTATGATAACAATGTCTAATTTTTCCATAAGAATGCCAGGAGGTTTGGTAATAATGTGCTTTTTTTGGGTAATCTTGTGATTTTTTTGATaacaatgtgattttttttttctgttgtgatAACCTGCTTTTTTTGGTAACGATGTGTTTTTTGGGGTAACAATGTGTTTTTTGGGGTAATAACTTGCTGTCAATGCTAAGAAGGTGTATTTTTCTGCTAATAATGTCAATTTTAGGTAACAACACCTGGTTTTTCTCACTGTAACCATTTGGTTTTAGGGCAGTAATGCCTGTTTTTGGTACCATGGAGCCGGTgtaggtaggaaaaaaaaaaaggagttttaaCCCGGCCAAGCCAGGCTGAGgcaggaggatttttgggggaggaacggtttggttttttttttggttttttgttttttgttttgttttgttttgttttctttggttttggggcAAAATGTGGGTGTTTTGTAACTGTGTCTCTCTCACCTCTCCGGGACCGGGTTCCTTCCAGTGCAACTGCAGATCGAAGACCTGACCCGCAAACTGCGCACGGGAGACCTGGGCATCCCCCCTAACCCCGAGGACAGGTCGGGACctcccccccctgcccccccgggcacccccccgggcccccccgaGACCTGGgcaccccccagtgaccccccccgggccccccgtGAGCCGCAAGCAGCGCACGGGAGACCCCTGGGTGTGCCCCGCCCCCCAGGACAGCTCGGGACCCCCTTTTGCCCCCCCCGAGATTTGGGGGTGCTGCTCTGGAccaaccccccaccccccaaataaTTCAGGGTCCCCCCCTGCTTTGAGGgtgctgctctctgcacctCGCTGAGCCCGGCCTGGGCTTCGTTACCTGCGGATTAACGACCCACGGCGGCGGCTTAATGAGCTCTGGGGGCTTAACGAGGCCCTGGCCCCAAAGCGccccctttttcctctcttcttcccccccccccccccccccttttcacCCCAATTCGGCTCTGGGGGGGGCACAGCTGCCATTGCCCCTGCAAAGGGCCAAATTCCCCCCTCCCTCATTCCTCTCTTCACCTTTTCCACCTGTTTTAGCCCCATTTTTCTGTCACAGGGCAAGACtggggtccctccaacccatGGGACCCTCACCCCTGGGGGACCCCTGCTctcggggggggtccccaacctTGGAGGGGTCCCCAGCTCTATGGGGGTCCCTCGCCTTCCAGGGGTCCCCAaccccgggggggtccctgtgtcCTCAGGGATCCCTCACCTCTCGGGGGTCCCTCACCTTGTGTGGGGGTCCCTCACGCCGGGGGGGCCCTCCCGAGTCCCAGGAccgggggagggggacacccTCCGGCCCCCCAAGGTTTTGGGGCTCAgcccaccccccccctccccagccccaggttttgggggtctcccaGGTTTGGGGGGGGCGCAGGCCCCCCGCGCTAACCCAGCCTTGCTCCTGCAGCGCCCCGGGCCGAGGCCGCTCCCCCGCTGCGGCGTCGTTAGCGCTGGTTGGGGGGGGaattaattaatgaattaaCGATTAATCACGAGCGGGGACAGTGACGTCGCAGTTCCACCGAGGACCCGGCTGCTGCCAACCCCGAAAAGTcgctttttccccccaaaccgggGGCAGGTTCGACTGTCGCCCGCGCCGGCTGTTTTTGGAGGATCCGCCTTAATCTCTTCCCTTCTTGCAGCCGCTGCCAAAATTCgctattttggggggggaggggagccaAGGGCCGATTTAACCAAACCCGAGCGATtctgactcttttttttttttttttttttttttccttcctcactgataattctgatttttaatCATAATCTGATTTTCTCACCCCGACACGGCTCAGCTCAAGCGACCTTGACTCTTCCCTccggggctgccaaagccacgCGGCCCCCCCAGACAGGGACCTTTTCCTCCTAGAAACCGGGAAATTGGGCAAAACCGGGGGAGAACTGGGCACAAGCAGGGAGAAAAGGAGCAGGAACGGGGCAAAGCCAGGGAGAAACAACAAAACCGGGGACAAAGGGGCCAAACCCTGACCCAGCAAAGGCCAAACCGCAGAGAAATGGGCAAAGAGGGGCCGctggtttggggagggggagggctgtgctctgctggcCTTAATTGGGCACTAATTAAtgctccccccccccaattaTCCCCTCctgggggtgggtgggggggcAGTGGCACAGGGTGGCGATGAGGAGAGGGTTGTggtggtttggggagggggtgtttggtgggggggggggtgcaaCTCCCCCCCCCAAGAGGGGTCCTGACCCCGGgtgacccctccccacccctccacatccccctccccatcaccaacagagaggggagggaagatCCCCCCCACACCTGGGGGCTGGCAGGGTTGGGGAGAGGGTTCTGGGGGCGCAGCCCCACCCCCCCCGAGGGGTCTGGGggcctcccagtgacccccccaccccccggaGCAGGTCCCCCTCCCCGGAGCCCATCTACAACAGCGAGGGCAAGCGCCTGAACACGCGGGAGTTCCGCACGCGCAagaagctggaggaggagaggcACAACCTCATCACCGAGATGGTGGCCCTGAACCCCGACTTCAAGCCCCCAGCTGACTACAAGTGAGGAGGGACcctgatttggggctgattcaGCCCGGTTTGGGGCTCCCCTAAAGGTTTGACACCCCCCCCTTTCTGTCGGTCCCCAGGCCGCCGGCGACGCGGGTGAGCGACAAGGTGATGATCCCGCAGGATGAGTACCCCGAGATCAACTTCGTGGGGCTCCTCATCGGGCCCAggtgggcaccccaaaatcctggggggTGGAATCCCCTCAGCTTCACCCCAGGAACGTGGGAAGCTCCTGAAAACACTGAGGTGCTGCTGGGCCCTGGGGTGGGTGTCCCCCCCAGTCCAGTGGGTGaccccctcttcccctcccactgcCTGGgttgtccccagccccccctaATTAACACAGGGCTGTTTAATGTCACTCCTGACGAGCCAGGTCCCCACTCCCCCCAGTGTGGGCACCCCGATGGACCTGTGGGGTCCATCCCCCTCAGTTTGGGTGTGGGACCCCCCAACATTCCCaagcagagcacagagaggggacacagcACCAGGATCAGGACCCAGGGCAAGGCTTGGGTGAAGGGGGACAagtgagggggggagggggtttaaGTGTCCCCCAACAATCCCGGCGTGACCTCCCGCTCACGGTGCCCCATCCCCAGGGGGAACACGCTGAAGAACATCGAGAAGGAGTGCAATGCCAAGATCATGATCAGGGGCAAGGGCTCGGTGAAGGAGGGCAAGGTGGGCCGCAAGGACGGGCAGATGCTGCCGGGCGAGGACGAGCCCCTGCACGCCCTCGTCACCGCCAACACCATGGAGAACGTCAAGAAAGCCGTGGAGCAGGTtcgggggtgtccccagggagctCAGGGAGGGGGCCCTGGAGGTGCAGCCCCCCCTTGTCTCACACCCCGTGTGCCCCCCACCAGATCAGGAACATCCTGAAGCAGGGCATCGAGACCCCCGAGGACCAGAACGACCTGCGCAAGATGCAGCTGCGGGAGCTGGCGCGGCTCAACGGGACCCTGCGGGAGGATGACAACCGGTCAGAGGGGTCCCACTTCCCTGATTCATTTCAAAATAACCCCCCCCCTAAACCCCTAAATAAcaccccccactgtcccctctgCAGGATCCTGAGGCCGTGGCAGAGCACCGAGACCCGCAGCATCACCAACACCACGGTGTGCACCAagtgcggcggggccgggcacaTCGCCTCCGACTGCAAGTTTGCCAGGTGACGCCCAAAATACACCCTCAGATCCTCAGGGGATTCTTcaggattcaccccaaaaagcTACCAGATCCTCCTGAGATCTTCCCAGAGCCCCTCAAGATCCTCTGCCTGAGATCCCCTCCTGAATTCCCTCTGAATGCTTCTTAAATCCCTGAGACCTTCTCAACTCTTCCCAAACCTCAAGATTGCCTAAATCAGCTCTGACATctccccaaacccttcccagaccccccccaaaatcctccccaaacttCCCTGGGATTCCACCaaaccctcaaaacccccctggCATCCAATCTCCCTTGGGCTTCCTCTGAGatttccccaaaaccccaccaaacacCCTTAAACCCCCCCGAAGCCCCTCTAAAATCCcccgcagctctgcctggggatGCACAGGGATCCCCAAAacgagggggtggggggggggggtggatttgggggtgcagcccccaccccctccccaggccTCACCACCACCCCCCTGTTGCCAGGCCCGGGGACCCTCAGTCGGCGCAGGACAAGGCGCGGATGGACAAGGAGTACCTGTCCCTCATGGCCGAGCTGGGCGAGGCCCCGGTGTCCGTGAGCTCCAACGCCGCCCACAACAACAGCCCCTTGTCCAGCAGCCACCGGGCCGCCAGCCAGGCGGGGGGACAGCCCCCCCCGGTGAgtgacccccccctccccgccatGGAACACCTCAGGGAACCCCCAGAATCCACGCATCTATccctgaacccccccccccccctgccCCCGGAGCGGCCTGACCCCACAAAcccacccaccccaaaaccagccccttTGTCCAGCTGCCTGTCAGATGGGGGGGAGCAgcgacccccaaaaccctctgTGACCTCCCCAacctcctctccctgcagattggcacccccccaaaatgacctTCAGCCCCCCCTGAACCCACAGAGCCCCCTGAACCCCCTTTTTCCTACAGCGCTGCTCCCCCTGGGTGAGCTCCATCCCCTCAGAACCCCACAAAGACTCTGAACTctgtgaccccccccaaacccccactaACCCCCTTTTtgccccccctcctcctccccccagagcCGCCCCCCCTGGATGAGCTCGGCGCCCTCGGAGAACCGCCCCTACCACGGGCTGCacggggggccgggggggccagGGGGACCCCACAGCTTCCCCCACCCCATGGCCGGCATgggtggggggcacgggggacaCCCCCTGCAGCACACCCCCAACGGGCCCCCCCCGTGGATGCAGCCCCATCACCCCCCCATGGGGGGGGGGCCGCACCCCCCGGGGCACCCCGGCCCCCACCACATGGGTACGGACGAtcctggctggggagggggatttggggggctggggggggtggtttggggttaaaaagggggggagaaaaggggtttttttggggtggaaaagggtggggggggaggtTGACATTCCCAGTGTCTTCTTCCACGCCAGGGCTGGGAAGGTTTGGtgagaaatttgggggggttttaggggtggAAAAGGGGAGGTTTGGCCACTTTTGTTCATCTTTAATGTCAACCTGgaaaggttttggggtggtggTAGGAGAGGgctgtggatttgggggggcaggGTTGGGGGTGGGGAAGATTTTGGGGCTAAAAGAGGGAGTTTAGCACCATTGTCCCAGGATGCGAACCtggggaggttttttggggagggaaggggattttttgaggctgtgtttttgggggtgggggctgtgtttttggggggttggggaggggtccccccCATCCCTAAGGCCACGGTCTCTCATTCCCTCAAGATCAGTACCTGGGAAATGCGCCGGTGGGCTCTGGGGTCTATCGCCTGCACCAGGGAAAAGGTGAGACCccacccccaacccccaaaaaaaaaccccctaaaccccctccccacacctccctaacccccccaatccccccctccccaatatAATCCCTCTATTTCTGGGTGTCccgacacccccagacccccctaaacccccccgaTCTCCCTCTCCCCAATACCATACCCCTATCACTGGCTGTCCtggcacc
This window encodes:
- the SF1 gene encoding LOW QUALITY PROTEIN: splicing factor 1 (The sequence of the model RefSeq protein was modified relative to this genomic sequence to represent the inferred CDS: inserted 2 bases in 1 codon; deleted 2 bases in 2 codons) gives rise to the protein MAAAAFPFAALPPPPPPPPPPPPPPQPQPPAQPPPPPPPPAQAPGGPAAPQPPGGPAAPQPPPAAPYGQFRFPSPPPGHDPPAAPAGAPPAAPAAPPQPAGAPQQPRPEEGAGAGPGDAGGRAGAAHKPRRADFPRKRKRSRWNQDSLEQKTVIPGMPTVIPPGLTREQERAYIVQLQIEDLTRKLRTGDLGIPPNPEDRSPSPEPIYNSEGKRLNTREFRTRKKLEEERHNLITEMVALNPDFKPPADYKPPATRVSDKVMIPQDEYPEINFVGLLIGPRGNTLKNIEKECNAKIMIRGKGSVKEGKVGRKDGQMLPGEDEPLHALVTANTMENVKKAVEQIRNILKQGIETPEDQNDLRKMQLRELARLNGTLREDDNRILRPWQSTETRSITNTTVCTKCGGAGHIASDCKFARPGDPQSAQDKARMDKEYLSLMAELGEAPVSVSSNAAHNNSPLSSSHRAASQAGGQPPPSRPPWMSSAPSENRPYHGLHGGPGGPGGPHSFPHPMAGMGGGHGGHPLQHTPNGPPPWMQPHHPPMGGGPHPPGHPGPHHMDQYLGNAPVGSGVYRLHQGKGMMPPPLGMLPPPPPPPGGQPPPPSGPLPPWQQQPPPPPSSSSTPLPWQQNTTTTTSAGSASLPPWQQQAGGVRRGGGAASSGAPPLPGSPSMVPLPPGVQPPLPPXGPPPPPPPPPGSGGLMYAPPPPPPPPPMDPSNFVTMMGMGVPALPPFGMPPAPPPAAPPELSLGHCRWSPPTIRHGLFHDGALPPP